In Deinococcus sedimenti, a single genomic region encodes these proteins:
- a CDS encoding nitronate monooxygenase, translating into MTDQPTTTEQPETHARVPELPRVIQGGMGIAVSDWRLARAVCISGGLGVVSGTGIDTVLLRRLQDGDAGGEVRRALATFPNPALAQACLDRYFRPEGRAPGEAYARLPLPTADRSRDAWEMTLLGAFVEVTLAREGHDRPVGLNLLTKLQVHTLPALYGAMLAGVGTVIMGAGIPRDIPGILDAFAAGRPASLRVDVKGGDPLTLTFDPAEFDLRPVPLTRPDFYPIVSSHVLAGVLARKASGAVQGFIVEGPTAGGHNAPPRGPLTLDDRGQPVYGERDEVDLPAMRALGLPFWLAGGCGTPQALHEALAAGASGIQVGTLFAFARESGLRADLKEDVLTRAQTGTLDVFTDPLASPTGFPFKVVTLPGTLSQPEVYAARERVCDLGYLREAYRTQSGRVGWRCPAEPAQAYGAKGGDTADTVGRKCLCNALMADAGYAQVQRGRVTEPGLLTSGDGLAALRGWTPGYGAADVLRVLHG; encoded by the coding sequence ATGACCGACCAGCCGACCACCACCGAACAGCCTGAAACCCACGCCCGCGTCCCCGAGCTGCCGCGCGTCATCCAGGGAGGCATGGGCATCGCCGTGTCCGACTGGCGACTGGCCCGCGCCGTCTGCATCAGCGGCGGGCTGGGCGTGGTATCCGGCACGGGGATCGACACGGTGCTGCTGCGCCGCCTGCAGGACGGGGACGCTGGGGGAGAGGTGCGGCGCGCCCTGGCGACCTTCCCGAACCCGGCGCTGGCGCAAGCGTGCCTGGATCGGTACTTCCGCCCGGAGGGCCGCGCGCCCGGCGAGGCGTACGCCCGGCTGCCCCTGCCGACCGCAGACCGCTCCCGCGACGCCTGGGAGATGACGCTGCTCGGCGCGTTCGTCGAGGTCACGCTGGCCCGCGAGGGACACGACCGCCCGGTGGGACTGAACCTCCTGACGAAGCTGCAGGTGCATACGCTTCCGGCGCTGTACGGCGCGATGCTGGCCGGGGTGGGCACCGTGATCATGGGGGCCGGGATTCCCCGCGACATCCCCGGCATCCTGGACGCGTTCGCGGCGGGGCGGCCCGCCAGCCTGCGCGTGGACGTGAAGGGCGGCGACCCGCTGACCCTGACCTTCGACCCCGCCGAGTTCGACCTGCGGCCCGTCCCGCTGACCCGCCCGGACTTCTACCCGATCGTGTCCTCGCACGTCCTGGCGGGGGTGCTGGCCCGCAAGGCCAGCGGGGCGGTGCAGGGCTTCATCGTGGAGGGGCCGACAGCCGGTGGGCACAACGCGCCCCCGCGCGGCCCGCTGACGCTGGATGACCGGGGGCAGCCCGTGTACGGCGAGCGGGACGAGGTGGACCTGCCCGCGATGCGCGCCCTGGGCCTGCCGTTCTGGCTGGCGGGCGGCTGCGGCACCCCACAGGCCCTGCACGAGGCGCTGGCGGCGGGCGCGTCCGGAATTCAGGTGGGCACCCTGTTCGCCTTCGCGCGGGAATCCGGGCTGCGCGCCGACCTGAAAGAGGATGTCCTGACCCGCGCGCAGACCGGAACGCTGGACGTGTTCACCGATCCCCTCGCGTCGCCCACCGGTTTCCCGTTCAAGGTGGTCACGCTGCCCGGCACCCTCTCGCAGCCGGAGGTGTACGCCGCCCGCGAGCGCGTGTGCGACCTGGGCTACCTGCGCGAGGCGTACCGCACCCAGTCAGGGCGGGTGGGCTGGCGCTGCCCCGCCGAACCCGCCCAAGCCTACGGGGCGAAGGGCGGGGACACCGCCGACACCGTGGGCCGCAAGTGCCTGTGCAACGCCCTGATGGCCGACGCCGGGTACGCGCAGGTTCAGCGCGGCCGCGTCACCGAACCTGGCCTGCTGACCAGCGGGGACGGACTGGCTGCCCTGCGAGGCTGGACGCCCGGGTACGGCGCGGCGGACGTGCTGCGCGTCCTGCACGGCTGA
- the meaB gene encoding methylmalonyl Co-A mutase-associated GTPase MeaB codes for MTAPSAPPPGPLLDRYRAGDLRALARAVTLAEAGLPAARPLLRAARERTARAVVLGVTGSPGSGKSTLTDALIAFLRSRGQRVAVLAVDPSSPYSGGAILGDRIRMLRHHADEGVFVRSLASRGALGGLSERTLGVLALMEGAGFDWVILETVGVGQSEVDVAAACDHTLLVVTPAGGDGVQAFKAGIMEIADVIAVNKADLPGADRTVRELMAAQGLGAHDEHTWFAPIRRTIAAKGEGIEAVVAAVEAHRAHLGEDGLQRRREARAALEVRTLVQERLLRRARDLGRDLYARVARGDLDADAAADTLLRGEL; via the coding sequence GTGACCGCCCCCTCCGCCCCCCCGCCGGGGCCGCTGCTGGACCGCTACCGCGCCGGGGACCTGCGCGCCCTGGCCCGCGCCGTCACCCTGGCCGAGGCCGGACTGCCCGCCGCGCGCCCCCTGCTGCGCGCCGCCCGGGAACGCACCGCGCGCGCCGTCGTGCTGGGCGTGACCGGCAGCCCCGGCAGCGGCAAGAGCACCCTAACCGACGCCCTGATCGCGTTCCTGCGCTCGCGGGGGCAGCGCGTCGCGGTGCTCGCCGTGGACCCCAGCAGCCCCTACAGCGGCGGCGCGATCCTCGGGGACCGCATCCGCATGCTGCGCCACCACGCGGACGAGGGCGTCTTCGTGCGTTCCCTGGCGAGCCGGGGCGCGCTGGGCGGCCTGTCCGAACGCACCCTGGGCGTCCTGGCCCTGATGGAAGGCGCGGGCTTCGACTGGGTGATCCTGGAGACCGTGGGCGTCGGGCAGTCCGAGGTGGACGTCGCCGCCGCCTGCGACCACACCCTGCTGGTCGTCACGCCCGCCGGGGGGGACGGCGTGCAGGCGTTCAAGGCCGGGATCATGGAGATCGCGGACGTGATCGCCGTGAACAAGGCCGACCTGCCCGGCGCGGACCGCACCGTGCGCGAACTGATGGCCGCGCAGGGCCTCGGCGCGCACGACGAGCACACCTGGTTCGCTCCGATCCGCCGCACCATCGCCGCGAAGGGCGAGGGCATCGAGGCCGTCGTGGCGGCCGTCGAGGCCCACCGCGCGCACCTGGGCGAGGACGGCCTGCAACGCCGCCGCGAGGCGAGGGCGGCGCTGGAGGTCCGCACGCTGGTGCAGGAACGCCTGCTGCGCCGCGCGCGTGACCTGGGCCGCGACCTGTACGCCCGCGTTGCCCGGGGCGACCTGGACGCCGACGCCGCCGCCGACACGCTGCTGCGGGGGGAGCTGTGA
- a CDS encoding isoprenylcysteine carboxyl methyltransferase family protein: MKASTVAGWLFAFLVVQRLLELRVARSNERWAREHGAQEYGQSHYPLFFVLHPTWMLLTLLEGRASRGRVNPWALALFILAQPLRYWVIRTLGRYWNTRILIVPGGQRVTGGPFRYLKHPNYAVVALEIASAPLAVGAWRTALAYTLLNAALLLGIRIPAEERALAEYQRSQQD; this comes from the coding sequence ATGAAGGCCAGCACAGTAGCCGGGTGGCTGTTCGCGTTCCTGGTCGTGCAGCGCCTGCTGGAGCTGCGCGTCGCCCGCTCGAACGAACGCTGGGCGCGCGAGCACGGCGCGCAGGAGTACGGCCAGTCGCACTACCCGCTGTTCTTCGTGCTGCACCCCACCTGGATGCTCCTGACGCTGCTGGAGGGCCGCGCCAGCCGGGGTCGCGTGAACCCCTGGGCGCTGGCGCTGTTCATCCTGGCGCAGCCGCTGCGGTACTGGGTGATCCGCACGCTGGGCCGTTACTGGAACACCCGCATCCTGATCGTGCCCGGCGGGCAGCGCGTCACCGGCGGCCCGTTCCGGTACCTGAAGCACCCCAACTACGCCGTCGTCGCGTTGGAGATCGCCTCGGCCCCACTGGCAGTCGGGGCGTGGCGCACCGCGCTCGCTTACACGCTGCTGAACGCCGCGCTCCTCCTCGGCATCCGCATCCCGGCCGAGGAACGCGCCCTGGCCGAATACCAGCGCTCGCAGCAGGATTGA
- a CDS encoding GMC family oxidoreductase, translating into MTSGDAGQGRVDFIVVGAGSGGCVAVRRLLDAGARVLLLEAGGPDSHPLIRAPGAFNKLFRTGVDWNLTTVPQPRAAGRSFYWPRGKVLGGSSAINATIWIRGSRRDFDSWGDGWTWEDVLPEFRALESYRGPASESRGVDGPMPAGARGESHELSHAFVKAAAVGLGVPVVDTFNDGVLDGAGLFESNHLGGERVSAFRAFLKPVLNHPNLTVLTGAHVLELLWEGRRAAGVRLRWRGRTLDAPAGGVILTAGAVQTPQLLMLSGIGPRAELQRHGIPVRVALEGVGGGLQDHLAVPVITRSRITSLDRVPQGEALARYLWNRSGPLSSNVAEACAFTHARPGLSSQDDPDIQFHFGPAYFRDHGFRTEPGNHFSVGPVLVDVHSRGRLSLASRDPLAAPVIDPGYLTDERDVQSLVAGVRQAREIAATPPLSELRGAEVLPGEGHRSDAALRQHVARECATLYHPVGTAALGDGEDAVVSRDLAVRDVRGLWVGDASVMPRIIHANTNATSMMIGARAATFALRAAGIG; encoded by the coding sequence ATGACAAGCGGGGACGCAGGGCAGGGGCGCGTGGATTTCATCGTGGTGGGGGCCGGGTCGGGCGGCTGCGTGGCGGTGCGGCGCCTGCTGGACGCGGGCGCGCGGGTGCTGCTGCTGGAGGCGGGCGGGCCGGACTCTCACCCGCTGATCCGCGCGCCGGGGGCGTTCAACAAGCTGTTCCGCACGGGGGTGGACTGGAACCTGACGACGGTGCCGCAGCCGCGCGCGGCGGGGCGGTCCTTCTACTGGCCGCGTGGGAAGGTGCTGGGCGGCAGCAGCGCGATCAACGCGACCATCTGGATTCGCGGCTCGCGGCGGGATTTCGACAGCTGGGGCGACGGCTGGACGTGGGAGGACGTCCTGCCGGAGTTCCGCGCGCTGGAGTCGTACCGGGGCCCGGCGTCCGAATCGCGGGGCGTGGATGGTCCGATGCCTGCCGGGGCGCGCGGCGAGTCGCACGAGTTGAGTCACGCGTTCGTGAAGGCGGCGGCGGTGGGGCTTGGTGTGCCGGTCGTGGACACCTTCAACGACGGGGTGCTGGACGGCGCGGGCCTGTTCGAGAGCAATCACCTGGGGGGCGAGCGGGTCAGTGCGTTCCGGGCGTTCCTGAAGCCCGTGCTGAACCACCCGAACCTCACAGTCCTGACGGGCGCGCACGTGCTGGAACTGCTGTGGGAGGGCCGGCGCGCGGCGGGTGTGCGGCTGCGCTGGCGGGGCCGGACGCTGGACGCCCCGGCGGGCGGGGTGATCCTCACGGCGGGCGCGGTGCAGACGCCGCAACTGCTGATGCTGTCGGGGATCGGGCCGCGCGCGGAACTGCAGCGGCACGGCATCCCGGTCCGTGTGGCGCTGGAGGGCGTGGGTGGGGGGCTACAGGATCACCTCGCGGTGCCGGTGATCACGCGGTCGCGGATCACGAGTCTGGACCGGGTGCCGCAGGGCGAGGCGCTGGCGCGGTACCTGTGGAACCGCAGCGGGCCGCTGAGCAGCAATGTCGCGGAGGCCTGCGCGTTCACGCACGCCCGACCTGGCCTGAGCAGCCAGGACGACCCGGACATCCAGTTCCATTTCGGTCCGGCGTACTTCCGGGATCACGGGTTCCGCACCGAGCCGGGCAATCATTTCTCGGTGGGGCCGGTGCTGGTGGACGTGCACAGCAGGGGCCGCCTGAGCCTGGCGTCGCGCGACCCGCTCGCGGCGCCCGTGATCGATCCGGGGTACCTGACGGACGAGCGGGACGTGCAGAGTCTCGTGGCGGGCGTGCGGCAGGCGCGCGAGATCGCCGCGACCCCTCCCCTGTCCGAGCTGCGCGGCGCGGAGGTCCTGCCGGGCGAGGGGCACCGCAGTGACGCGGCGCTGCGCCAGCACGTCGCGCGCGAGTGCGCGACCCTGTACCACCCGGTCGGCACGGCGGCCCTGGGTGACGGTGAGGACGCCGTGGTGAGCCGTGACCTGGCGGTGCGGGACGTGCGGGGCCTGTGGGTGGGGGACGCGAGCGTCATGCCGCGCATCATTCACGCGAACACGAACGCGACGAGCATGATGATTGGCGCGCGGGCCGCGACCTTCGCGCTCAGGGCAGCCGGAATCGGCTGA
- the argJ gene encoding bifunctional glutamate N-acetyltransferase/amino-acid acetyltransferase ArgJ, protein MSLTFPTGFTAAAMAAGIKPSGKTDLSGVTSSTACTWAFAGTRSTTAAACVTRNRDLYAQGAPIRALLVNAGNANAATGTRGAGDNADMADAFGSVLNVPPEAVLTASTGIIGHLLPMDKVLSGIEHLPDDLENGADAFASAIMTTDTRPKTAEATLSSGARIVGTAKGSGMIHPDMATMFAFAFTDAQIDQAALRDAFPAIVNRTFNAVTVDGDTSTNDMAVVLCNGQAGPTDLTEFLTALEGVMRDLARQIAADGEGATKLLTVQVSGARTEAEALAAARTCCVSPLLKSAVHGNDPNWGRVIMAVGRSGAGVNIEKLRVTVQDHPVFQGKPLPYDDAQVSASMKAEEVVFTIDLGVGDARGEAWGCDLSAEYVSINADYTT, encoded by the coding sequence ATGAGCCTCACCTTCCCCACCGGTTTCACCGCCGCCGCCATGGCCGCCGGAATCAAACCCAGCGGCAAGACCGACCTGAGCGGCGTCACCAGCAGCACTGCTTGCACCTGGGCGTTCGCGGGCACCCGCAGCACCACCGCCGCCGCGTGCGTCACCCGAAACCGCGACCTGTACGCGCAGGGCGCCCCCATCCGCGCGCTGCTCGTGAACGCCGGGAACGCCAACGCCGCCACCGGCACCCGCGGCGCGGGCGACAACGCCGACATGGCCGACGCGTTCGGCAGCGTCCTGAACGTGCCGCCCGAAGCGGTCCTGACCGCCAGCACCGGCATCATCGGGCACCTGCTCCCCATGGATAAGGTTCTCAGCGGCATCGAGCACCTGCCCGACGACCTGGAGAACGGCGCGGACGCCTTCGCCAGCGCCATCATGACCACCGACACCCGCCCCAAGACGGCAGAAGCCACCCTGAGCAGCGGCGCGCGCATCGTCGGCACTGCCAAGGGCAGCGGCATGATCCACCCCGACATGGCCACCATGTTCGCCTTCGCGTTCACCGACGCCCAGATCGATCAGGCCGCGCTGCGCGACGCGTTCCCCGCCATCGTGAACCGCACCTTCAACGCCGTCACCGTCGACGGCGACACCAGCACCAACGACATGGCCGTCGTCCTGTGCAACGGGCAGGCCGGACCCACCGACCTTACCGAATTCCTGACCGCCCTGGAAGGCGTCATGCGCGACCTCGCCCGGCAGATCGCCGCCGACGGCGAGGGCGCCACCAAACTCCTGACCGTGCAGGTCAGCGGCGCCCGCACCGAAGCCGAGGCCCTCGCCGCCGCCCGCACCTGCTGCGTCAGCCCCCTGCTGAAAAGCGCCGTGCACGGCAACGACCCCAACTGGGGCCGCGTCATCATGGCCGTCGGCCGCAGCGGCGCCGGCGTGAACATCGAGAAACTCCGCGTTACCGTGCAGGACCACCCGGTCTTCCAGGGCAAACCCCTCCCGTACGACGACGCGCAGGTCAGCGCCAGCATGAAAGCCGAGGAGGTCGTCTTCACCATCGACCTCGGCGTCGGCGACGCGCGCGGCGAGGCCTGGGGCTGCGATCTCAGCGCCGAATACGTCAGCATCAACGCCGACTACACGACCTGA
- a CDS encoding tryptophan-rich sensory protein produces the protein MTGLPRQITLLLATILTLVMNYLSNALPLFGNSNKEVSDALPNAFTPAGLTFAVWGPIFLGLVVFAVYQALPAQRGPRFDRLFWPFLLGNLLNVSWLLAFQSLNFGPSVLIMLALLASLVWLYLTVRDLPPQGAERWTLALPSSLYLGWISVATIANITAYLVSVGVTAGALGLSAPVWSAVLVVIAAAIGVFFLARFHDYAFAGVLLWAFYGVYVARPDAATVVTGVAIAAVIVVLGALLSLRTRRTAL, from the coding sequence ATGACCGGACTTCCCAGGCAGATCACGCTGCTGCTCGCCACGATCCTCACGCTCGTGATGAACTACCTCAGCAACGCCCTCCCCCTCTTCGGGAACTCGAACAAGGAGGTGAGCGACGCCCTCCCGAACGCCTTCACGCCCGCCGGACTCACGTTCGCCGTGTGGGGGCCCATCTTCCTGGGCCTGGTGGTCTTCGCCGTGTACCAGGCGCTGCCCGCCCAGCGCGGCCCCCGATTTGATCGGCTGTTCTGGCCGTTCCTGCTGGGCAACCTGCTGAACGTCTCCTGGCTGCTGGCCTTCCAGAGCCTGAACTTCGGCCCCAGCGTGCTCATCATGCTCGCCCTGCTCGCCAGCCTCGTGTGGCTGTACCTCACGGTGCGCGACCTGCCGCCCCAGGGCGCGGAACGCTGGACGCTCGCGCTGCCGTCCTCGCTGTACCTGGGCTGGATCAGCGTCGCCACGATCGCCAACATCACCGCGTACCTCGTCAGCGTCGGCGTGACGGCCGGCGCGCTGGGCCTCAGCGCCCCCGTCTGGTCCGCGGTCCTCGTCGTGATTGCCGCCGCGATCGGCGTGTTCTTCCTGGCCCGCTTCCATGACTACGCCTTCGCCGGGGTGCTGCTGTGGGCCTTCTACGGCGTGTACGTCGCCCGCCCGGACGCCGCGACCGTCGTGACCGGCGTCGCCATCGCCGCCGTCATCGTTGTGCTGGGCGCCCTGCTCAGCCTGCGCACCCGCCGCACCGCGCTGTAA
- a CDS encoding shikimate dehydrogenase — protein sequence MHPDSPLALIGYPAPAARALRDLGLIAVNVPTDDLRAVLDASRTLHFTGALVHPSQETHALDAVTPDAVARRVGRVDAIALSGEFHGTFALSDALTDALDASGYASRGASALILGVDAHDLALALPLARLGFTEIGIAAESTPEAERATRDLPAGRRAYPLSRRDPSVTDFAARADLLILTAGTLPPGLVQPYHTVIDLTGRASISGSGANTLDLRDLPLRRLARQLEHATGQRFHPQELEGALQALV from the coding sequence ATGCATCCCGACTCGCCCCTGGCCCTGATCGGTTACCCCGCCCCGGCCGCCCGCGCCCTGCGCGACCTCGGCCTGATCGCCGTGAACGTCCCCACTGACGACCTGCGCGCCGTGCTGGACGCCAGCCGCACCCTCCACTTCACTGGGGCGCTCGTTCACCCCAGCCAGGAGACGCACGCGCTGGACGCCGTCACGCCCGACGCCGTCGCCCGCCGCGTGGGCCGCGTGGACGCCATCGCCCTGAGCGGCGAATTCCACGGGACCTTCGCCCTCAGCGACGCGCTGACCGACGCGCTGGACGCCAGCGGGTACGCCTCGCGCGGCGCGAGCGCCCTGATCCTCGGCGTGGACGCCCACGACCTCGCCCTGGCCCTGCCCCTCGCCCGGCTGGGCTTCACCGAGATCGGCATCGCCGCCGAGAGCACCCCCGAAGCGGAACGCGCCACCCGCGACCTGCCCGCCGGACGCCGCGCCTACCCCCTGAGCCGCCGCGACCCCAGCGTCACCGACTTCGCCGCCCGCGCCGACCTGCTGATCCTCACCGCCGGGACCCTCCCGCCCGGGCTGGTGCAGCCGTACCACACCGTCATCGACCTGACCGGGCGGGCCAGCATCAGCGGCAGCGGCGCGAACACCCTCGACCTGCGTGACCTCCCCCTGCGGCGCCTCGCCCGGCAGCTGGAACACGCCACCGGGCAACGCTTCCACCCACAGGAACTCGAAGGGGCCCTGCAGGCCCTCGTGTAA
- the ileS gene encoding isoleucine--tRNA ligase → MTDKKTLFTPVQGNPNFPALEQGILDFWKRERVFERSLEQTKGGPVFTFFEGPPTANGQPGVHHVQARSFKDLFPRFRTMQGFHVPRKAGWDTHGLPVELGVEKKLGLNSKREVEAYGIDKFNAECRASVFEYEAEWRKFTERMGYWVDLDDAYMTLHKDYIESIWWSVKNLSEKGLLYKGFRVAPYCPKDGTTLSNAEVSEGYKDIQDPSVYVPFRLTDPARLGLEDGAAFLVWTTTPWTLPYNVGVAIHPEFEYVAARDKDGAVLILAASLKNEVLGEDAEVVKTFKGSELERVAYQPLFTEAYEAEGEGKPVWMSGLDTYVSDSDGTGIVHTAPAFGEDDMRLARNYGFPVIVGVDGEGKHRFGPWQGVFFRDANTEIVRDLRARGLMWREKNFLHAYPHCWRCGTPLMYYATESWYLNNTRLKERLIELNQTIDWHPPHIKNGRYGGWLENLIDWNLSRNRYWGTPLPVWEAEDGEYRVIGSYAELAELSGRPELTGPDFDPHRPFVDDITFEADGKTFRRVPYVMDVWYDSGSMPFAQHHYPFENREKFENGGFPADFIAEAIDQTRGWFNSLHQIGTMVFDSVAYKSVICSGHILDEKGAKMSKSKGNVVNPWDVFEQYGADAARWYMYVSAPPELSRRFGMNLVGEAFRSYFLTLWNTYSFFVLYANLDQPDLKAAAPADQRPEVDRWLLAKVQALIATVTGALENYDPTGASRALQDFVVEDLSNWYVRRNRRRFWAGDDGADHNAYATLHYALVTVTQLTAPFTPFLAETLYGNLVRSLVPDAPDSVHLTPWPKVEEALAAPTLVGEMDAVLRVVSLGRAVRGQTGMRQRQPLPKVMVRARTADQTQALGRFAEQLKEELNVKEVELIDQFTELVSYQLRPNLPVLGKKFGKAVPQVRAALAAADASEVARFVRDGKQFEVLAPTGERFELGPDEVLVDAKSPEGFAAQEEAGYLVAFDTTLTRELELEGLARDLVRGVQDARKKAGFEVQDRIALHLDLQGDAREAAEAWQEYLMSETLAETLVFAAADGFQAELEGGKAYLQKLDTASHN, encoded by the coding sequence ATGACCGACAAGAAGACCCTCTTCACGCCCGTGCAGGGCAACCCGAACTTCCCCGCGCTGGAACAGGGCATCCTCGACTTCTGGAAACGCGAACGCGTGTTCGAACGCTCCCTGGAACAGACCAAAGGCGGCCCCGTCTTCACGTTCTTCGAGGGCCCGCCCACCGCGAACGGCCAGCCCGGCGTGCACCACGTCCAGGCCCGCTCGTTCAAGGACCTCTTCCCGCGCTTCCGGACCATGCAGGGCTTCCACGTGCCGCGCAAGGCGGGCTGGGACACGCACGGCCTGCCGGTCGAGCTGGGCGTCGAGAAGAAACTCGGCCTGAACAGCAAACGCGAGGTCGAGGCGTACGGCATCGACAAGTTCAACGCGGAGTGCCGCGCCAGCGTGTTCGAGTACGAGGCCGAGTGGCGCAAGTTCACCGAGCGCATGGGCTACTGGGTGGACCTGGACGACGCGTACATGACGCTGCACAAGGACTACATCGAGAGCATCTGGTGGAGCGTCAAGAACCTCAGTGAGAAGGGCCTGCTGTACAAGGGCTTCCGCGTCGCGCCGTATTGCCCCAAGGACGGCACGACCCTGAGCAACGCCGAGGTGAGCGAGGGCTACAAGGACATCCAGGATCCCAGCGTGTACGTGCCGTTCCGCCTGACCGACCCGGCCCGCCTGGGCCTGGAGGACGGCGCGGCGTTCCTGGTGTGGACGACCACGCCGTGGACGCTGCCGTACAACGTGGGTGTCGCCATCCACCCGGAGTTCGAGTACGTGGCGGCGCGCGACAAGGACGGCGCGGTGCTGATCCTGGCCGCCAGCCTGAAGAACGAGGTGCTGGGCGAGGACGCCGAGGTCGTGAAGACCTTCAAGGGCAGCGAACTGGAGCGCGTGGCGTACCAGCCCCTCTTCACCGAAGCGTACGAGGCCGAGGGCGAGGGCAAGCCCGTGTGGATGTCGGGTCTGGACACCTACGTGTCCGACAGCGACGGGACAGGCATCGTGCACACCGCGCCCGCGTTCGGTGAGGACGACATGCGTCTGGCCCGCAACTACGGCTTCCCGGTGATCGTGGGCGTGGACGGCGAGGGCAAGCACCGCTTCGGTCCGTGGCAGGGCGTGTTCTTCCGCGACGCGAACACCGAGATCGTCCGCGACCTGCGCGCGCGCGGCCTGATGTGGCGCGAGAAGAACTTCCTGCACGCCTACCCGCACTGCTGGCGCTGCGGCACCCCGCTGATGTACTACGCCACCGAGAGCTGGTACCTAAACAACACCCGCCTGAAGGAGCGCCTGATCGAACTGAACCAGACGATCGACTGGCACCCGCCGCACATCAAGAACGGCCGCTACGGCGGGTGGCTGGAGAACCTGATCGACTGGAACCTCTCGCGCAACCGCTACTGGGGCACGCCGCTGCCCGTGTGGGAAGCCGAGGACGGCGAGTACCGCGTGATCGGCAGCTACGCCGAACTGGCCGAACTGAGCGGCCGCCCCGAACTGACGGGCCCCGACTTCGACCCGCACCGGCCCTTCGTGGACGACATCACCTTCGAGGCGGATGGCAAGACCTTCCGGCGCGTGCCGTACGTGATGGACGTTTGGTACGACAGCGGCAGCATGCCGTTCGCGCAGCACCACTACCCCTTCGAGAACAGGGAGAAGTTCGAGAACGGGGGATTCCCCGCGGACTTCATCGCGGAGGCCATCGACCAGACGCGCGGCTGGTTCAACAGCCTGCACCAGATCGGCACGATGGTGTTCGACTCCGTGGCGTACAAGAGCGTCATCTGCTCCGGGCACATCCTGGACGAGAAGGGCGCGAAGATGAGCAAGAGCAAGGGGAACGTCGTGAACCCCTGGGACGTGTTCGAGCAGTACGGCGCGGACGCCGCCCGCTGGTACATGTATGTCAGCGCGCCGCCCGAACTGAGCCGCCGCTTCGGCATGAACCTCGTCGGCGAGGCGTTCCGCAGCTACTTCCTGACACTGTGGAACACCTACTCGTTCTTCGTGCTGTACGCGAACCTCGACCAGCCGGACCTGAAGGCCGCCGCACCCGCCGATCAGCGCCCCGAGGTGGACCGCTGGCTGCTCGCCAAGGTGCAGGCCCTGATCGCCACGGTCACGGGCGCGCTGGAGAACTACGACCCGACCGGAGCCAGCCGCGCCCTGCAGGACTTCGTGGTGGAGGACCTGAGCAACTGGTACGTGCGCCGCAACCGCCGCCGCTTCTGGGCCGGGGACGACGGCGCGGACCACAACGCGTACGCCACGCTGCACTACGCCCTGGTGACCGTCACGCAACTCACCGCGCCGTTCACGCCGTTCCTCGCCGAGACGCTGTACGGGAACCTCGTGCGCTCGCTGGTCCCGGACGCGCCCGACAGCGTGCACCTCACCCCCTGGCCCAAGGTCGAAGAGGCGCTGGCCGCCCCGACCCTGGTGGGCGAGATGGACGCCGTGCTGCGCGTCGTCAGCCTGGGCCGCGCCGTCCGCGGACAGACCGGCATGCGCCAGCGTCAGCCCCTGCCGAAGGTCATGGTCCGTGCCCGCACCGCCGACCAGACCCAGGCGCTGGGCCGCTTCGCCGAGCAGCTCAAGGAGGAACTGAACGTCAAGGAGGTCGAACTGATCGACCAGTTCACCGAACTCGTCAGCTACCAGCTGCGCCCCAACCTCCCCGTGCTGGGCAAGAAGTTCGGGAAGGCAGTCCCGCAGGTCCGCGCCGCGCTGGCCGCCGCCGACGCCAGCGAAGTCGCCCGGTTCGTGCGCGACGGCAAGCAGTTCGAGGTCCTGGCACCCACCGGTGAACGCTTCGAACTCGGGCCGGACGAGGTCCTCGTGGACGCCAAGTCCCCCGAAGGCTTCGCCGCGCAGGAGGAAGCCGGGTACCTCGTCGCCTTCGACACCACCCTGACCCGCGAACTGGAACTCGAAGGGCTCGCCCGCGACCTCGTGCGCGGCGTGCAGGACGCCCGCAAGAAGGCCGGATTCGAGGTGCAGGACCGCATCGCCCTCCACCTCGACCTTCAGGGCGACGCCCGCGAGGCCGCCGAAGCGTGGCAGGAATACCTGATGAGCGAGACGCTGGCCGAGACGCTGGTGTTCGCCGCCGCCGACGGCTTCCAGGCCGAACTCGAAGGCGGGAAGGCCTACCTGCAGAAACTGGACACCGCCAGCCACAACTGA